The following proteins come from a genomic window of Rhodobium gokarnense:
- a CDS encoding (2Fe-2S)-binding protein: MRLRRVDPAPAGGQFFFEGRPVPFREGDSVASALMAAGIATFRATPVTGAARAPYCLMGVCYDCLVRIDGADNQRACMTPCGEGLRVERQAGVAGSPGSDERGAR; the protein is encoded by the coding sequence TTGCGCCTTCGCCGCGTTGATCCCGCCCCCGCCGGCGGGCAGTTCTTCTTCGAGGGCCGCCCGGTGCCCTTCCGCGAGGGCGACAGCGTGGCCAGCGCGCTTATGGCCGCCGGCATCGCCACCTTTCGCGCAACGCCCGTCACCGGCGCAGCGCGGGCGCCCTACTGCCTGATGGGCGTCTGCTACGACTGCCTGGTGCGCATCGACGGCGCCGACAACCAGCGCGCCTGCATGACGCCCTGCGGCGAGGGACTGCGGGTGGAACGGCAAGCCGGCGTCGCGGGCTCGCCCGGCAGCGACGAGCGGGGCGCGCGATGA
- the hutC gene encoding histidine utilization repressor has product MPQADNPLYEQIKNAIDRRIEAAEWPANFQVPSEIKLAEEFGASQLTVRRALRELQTEGVLIRIQGRGTFVVGPRMQCAVFNLPDMSEEIAMNGGAHSSRVIALCALPPDSARRNMLQVGPGTPIFHSRLLHLEDGTPIQLEDRFVNGEEAPDYLEQDFTKVTPQAYLIRETTVTYVDNTIRAIRADDEARQLLEIEASQPCLLLDRSTWRDGIPVTRSRFLYPGDRYRLRSSHEARINRIVSPTPNMKGR; this is encoded by the coding sequence ATGCCCCAAGCCGACAACCCTCTCTACGAGCAGATCAAGAACGCCATCGACCGCCGGATCGAAGCCGCGGAGTGGCCCGCCAACTTCCAGGTCCCGTCGGAAATAAAACTGGCCGAGGAGTTCGGCGCGTCGCAGCTGACCGTTCGCCGGGCGTTGCGCGAGCTGCAGACGGAAGGCGTGCTGATCCGGATCCAGGGGCGCGGCACCTTCGTGGTCGGCCCGCGCATGCAGTGCGCGGTCTTCAACCTTCCGGACATGTCCGAGGAGATCGCGATGAACGGCGGCGCCCACAGCAGCCGCGTCATCGCGCTTTGCGCGCTGCCGCCCGACAGCGCCCGGCGGAACATGCTGCAGGTCGGCCCCGGCACGCCGATCTTCCACTCCCGCCTCCTGCATCTGGAAGACGGAACGCCGATCCAGCTCGAGGACCGTTTCGTCAACGGCGAGGAAGCCCCGGATTACTTGGAGCAGGACTTCACCAAGGTGACGCCGCAGGCCTACCTGATCCGCGAGACGACGGTCACCTATGTCGACAACACGATCCGGGCAATCCGCGCCGACGACGAGGCACGCCAGCTCCTTGAGATCGAGGCCAGCCAGCCCTGCCTGCTGCTCGACCGCTCGACATGGCGCGACGGCATTCCGGTGACCCGCAGCCGCTTCCTCTATCCCGGCGACCGCTACCGGCTGCGCAGTTCGCACGAGGCGCGCATCAACCGCATCGTCTCCCCCACGCCGAACATGAAGGGCCGCTGA
- a CDS encoding NAD(P)/FAD-dependent oxidoreductase codes for MSEGVDLAVIGGGLIGSSIAWGAARAGADVLLLDEGDLALRATRGNFGLVWLQGKGLGHPDYMHWSIRAGRLWPELDRLLREETGLDSGWRGGGGLNFCLSDADLEARRDMIARTAAEGGDISIRLLDRDEVASIAPGIGPEVLGASISDLDGEANPLSTLRAFQVGFQRHGGTLRNKSPVQGLRPAPGGGFQITCADGDRLRARKVVIAAGLGTTDLAAQVGLHLPLSPERGQIVVTERVAPFLNRPTNTVRQTREGTVLIGSSHEDAGFSTGTDVATIARLCRIGVRTFPALASARLVRAWGAVRIMTADGLPVYDEASDYPGAFVVTCHSGVTLASVHALELGPALAAGTLGPAPGNMRSTRFAPSPR; via the coding sequence ATGAGCGAGGGGGTCGACCTCGCCGTCATCGGCGGTGGGCTGATCGGCTCGTCGATCGCCTGGGGCGCCGCCCGCGCGGGCGCCGACGTCCTTCTGCTGGACGAGGGCGACCTGGCGCTGCGCGCCACACGCGGCAATTTCGGGCTGGTCTGGCTTCAGGGCAAGGGGCTCGGACATCCCGACTACATGCATTGGTCGATCCGGGCCGGGCGCCTCTGGCCGGAGCTCGACCGTCTGTTGCGCGAGGAAACCGGGCTCGACAGCGGCTGGCGCGGCGGTGGCGGATTGAACTTCTGCCTGTCCGATGCCGACCTTGAGGCCCGGCGCGACATGATCGCCCGCACCGCCGCGGAGGGCGGCGACATCTCGATCCGGCTGCTGGACCGCGACGAGGTCGCTTCCATCGCGCCCGGCATCGGGCCCGAGGTCCTCGGGGCCTCGATCTCCGACCTCGACGGCGAGGCGAACCCGCTCTCGACGCTGCGCGCCTTCCAGGTGGGCTTTCAACGGCACGGCGGCACGCTGCGAAACAAGTCACCCGTGCAAGGCCTCCGCCCGGCGCCGGGTGGCGGATTTCAGATCACATGCGCCGATGGCGACCGGCTCCGGGCGCGCAAAGTCGTCATCGCCGCCGGCCTCGGGACGACGGACCTCGCCGCCCAGGTCGGGCTTCACCTGCCCCTGTCGCCCGAGCGCGGGCAGATCGTGGTGACCGAGCGGGTCGCGCCGTTCCTGAACCGTCCCACCAACACAGTCCGCCAGACCCGGGAGGGAACGGTCCTCATCGGCAGTTCCCACGAGGATGCGGGGTTTTCCACCGGCACCGACGTCGCCACGATCGCGCGGCTCTGCCGCATCGGCGTTCGCACCTTTCCGGCGCTGGCTTCGGCGCGGCTGGTGCGCGCCTGGGGCGCCGTGCGGATCATGACCGCCGACGGACTACCGGTCTACGACGAGGCGTCGGACTATCCCGGCGCGTTCGTCGTCACCTGCCACAGCGGCGTGACGCTGGCGAGCGTGCATGCGCTGGAGCTCGGCCCGGCGCTGGCCGCCGGCACCCTCGGCCCCGCGCCCGGCAACATGAGGAGCACACGCTTTGCGCCTTCGCCGCGTTGA
- a CDS encoding thiamine pyrophosphate-binding protein → MSMRKGAEILADELRLNGAELVYHVPGESFLVALDALATRHGDIRLVGCRHENGAAQMAEAYGKLTGRPGIAFVTRSPGATNAVNGVHTAYQDASPMILIVGQVKRSILEREAFMAYDFRTMFAPMTKWVAQIDDPARIPEFVQRAYATAMSGRPGPVVLVVPEDVLEEGADVEESGPAGLTRAGAPAAEDLARIFAMLEASEHPLIVVGGSGWTEAGREAVQRFATAAGLPVVTTFRRRDIIDHRLDCYVGEIGIGSNPALLAHIRDADFVLMLNDALSDVNTIGAGYMEGFTLFDIPHPKQKVVHVMPSGDDLNRVFQVDMALVQDTERFAEALAAHPFTPRPGHAEWSARLRATLNEERQPQPCPGDIDLPAVMLWLRERLAEDAIVTNGVGAYATWSQRYFPHYRMHTQLGPISGSMGYSLPAAISAKLTFPERTVVNLVGDGCFQMSCEEMATAVQYGANVIVILFNNSLYGTIRIHEENRLQGRANGTDLVNPDFCLWAKSYGAHAERVEKTEDFAPAFERCLEAGKPALIEMIVDPEAIHCRYSLSDLRARRAAREKT, encoded by the coding sequence ATGAGTATGAGGAAAGGCGCCGAAATCCTGGCCGACGAGTTGCGCCTGAACGGCGCGGAGCTCGTCTACCACGTGCCGGGCGAGAGCTTCTTGGTGGCTCTCGACGCGCTGGCGACCCGGCACGGCGACATCCGCCTGGTCGGTTGCCGCCACGAGAACGGCGCGGCGCAGATGGCTGAGGCCTACGGCAAGCTGACCGGCCGTCCCGGCATCGCCTTCGTCACCCGCAGCCCCGGCGCCACCAACGCGGTCAACGGTGTCCACACCGCCTATCAGGATGCCTCGCCGATGATCCTGATCGTCGGCCAGGTCAAGCGCTCGATCCTCGAGCGCGAAGCGTTCATGGCCTACGATTTCCGCACCATGTTCGCGCCGATGACGAAATGGGTCGCGCAGATCGACGATCCGGCGCGCATCCCGGAATTCGTGCAGCGCGCCTACGCCACCGCGATGTCGGGCCGGCCCGGGCCGGTCGTGCTGGTCGTGCCGGAGGACGTGCTGGAAGAAGGCGCCGACGTCGAGGAGAGCGGGCCGGCCGGGCTCACACGGGCCGGTGCGCCCGCGGCGGAGGACCTCGCCCGCATCTTTGCCATGCTGGAGGCGTCCGAGCATCCGCTGATCGTGGTCGGCGGCTCGGGATGGACCGAGGCCGGGCGCGAGGCCGTCCAGCGCTTCGCCACCGCCGCGGGACTGCCGGTGGTCACCACCTTCCGGCGCCGGGACATCATCGACCACCGCCTCGACTGCTATGTCGGCGAGATCGGGATCGGCTCGAACCCTGCACTTCTGGCGCACATCCGCGACGCCGATTTCGTGCTGATGCTGAACGATGCGCTGAGCGACGTGAACACGATCGGGGCGGGCTACATGGAAGGGTTCACGCTCTTCGACATCCCGCATCCGAAGCAGAAGGTGGTCCACGTCATGCCCTCGGGCGACGACCTCAACCGGGTGTTCCAGGTCGATATGGCGCTGGTCCAGGATACCGAGCGCTTCGCCGAGGCCCTGGCGGCGCATCCCTTTACGCCGAGGCCCGGTCACGCGGAGTGGAGCGCGCGGCTGCGCGCCACGCTGAACGAGGAGCGCCAGCCGCAGCCTTGCCCCGGCGACATCGATCTGCCGGCCGTCATGCTGTGGCTGCGCGAGCGGCTGGCCGAGGACGCCATCGTCACCAACGGCGTCGGCGCCTACGCGACCTGGAGCCAGCGCTATTTCCCGCACTACCGGATGCACACCCAGCTCGGCCCGATCTCCGGCTCGATGGGCTATTCGCTGCCCGCCGCGATCTCGGCCAAGCTGACCTTTCCGGAGCGCACTGTCGTCAACCTGGTCGGCGACGGCTGTTTCCAGATGAGCTGCGAGGAGATGGCGACCGCCGTCCAGTACGGCGCCAACGTGATCGTCATCCTCTTCAACAACAGCCTCTACGGCACCATCCGCATCCACGAGGAAAACCGCCTGCAAGGGCGCGCCAACGGCACCGATCTGGTGAACCCGGATTTCTGCCTGTGGGCGAAGTCATACGGCGCCCATGCCGAGAGGGTGGAGAAAACCGAAGATTTCGCCCCCGCCTTCGAGCGCTGCCTGGAAGCCGGAAAGCCCGCCCTCATCGAGATGATCGTCGACCCCGAGGCGATCCATTGCCGCTATTCGCTCAGTGATCTCAGAGCGCGTCGTGCTGCGCGCGAGAAGACCTGA
- a CDS encoding aspartate/glutamate racemase family protein, giving the protein MTSARRTVHGTTIGIIVLDTAFERLPGDIAHAETWPFPVQFRVVRGVRPADVIEGDASLALAAFHEAIDDLVSLGARAITTSCGFLAAVQDELTRYSPVPFFASALLQIPLIERSLPAGRRVGLVVSDANALQERHFRNVGAEPGLPIAELPADGPIRANMRDNAQQVDRAAQERDALETVERLLAAHPDVGAIVLECANLPPYSDAIARRFGLPVYDIVTLVTWLHNALVPPRYRV; this is encoded by the coding sequence GTGACATCCGCGCGCCGCACGGTTCATGGCACGACGATCGGGATCATCGTGCTCGATACCGCGTTCGAACGCCTGCCCGGCGACATTGCCCATGCGGAGACCTGGCCGTTCCCGGTCCAGTTCCGCGTCGTTCGCGGCGTGCGCCCGGCCGATGTGATCGAGGGTGATGCGAGCCTGGCGCTCGCCGCCTTTCACGAGGCGATCGACGACCTGGTCTCGCTCGGCGCCAGGGCCATCACCACGAGTTGCGGGTTCCTGGCGGCCGTGCAGGACGAGCTGACCCGGTATTCGCCGGTGCCCTTTTTCGCCTCGGCGCTGCTGCAGATCCCGCTGATCGAACGCAGCCTGCCTGCCGGCCGGCGCGTCGGACTGGTCGTGTCGGACGCAAACGCCCTGCAGGAGCGGCATTTCCGGAATGTCGGCGCAGAGCCCGGCCTGCCGATCGCCGAACTGCCGGCCGACGGCCCGATCCGTGCCAACATGCGGGACAACGCGCAACAGGTCGACCGGGCCGCGCAGGAGCGCGATGCGCTGGAGACGGTCGAACGGCTTCTCGCCGCGCATCCCGATGTCGGGGCAATCGTTCTGGAATGCGCGAACCTGCCGCCCTATTCCGACGCCATCGCGCGTCGCTTCGGCCTGCCGGTCTACGACATCGTCACCCTCGTCACCTGGCTCCACAACGCCCTGGTTCCGCCCCGGTACCGGGTATGA
- a CDS encoding UbiX family flavin prenyltransferase: MDARQRLVVGISGASGAVYGIRSLELARAAGIETHLVVSRAALLTLHQELGLQKDDLETKADIVHPVQDIGASIASGSFRTMGMLIAPCSVRTMSEIASGVTSSLMSRAADVVLKERRRLVLMVRETPLHLGHLRTMTALTEMGAAIMPPVPAFYAHPGSLDEMVTHSSARALDLFGIDTDAIQRWGGLKDALTENAP; this comes from the coding sequence ATGGACGCGCGGCAAAGGCTCGTCGTCGGGATTTCCGGGGCCTCGGGCGCGGTCTACGGGATCCGCTCGCTGGAACTCGCCCGCGCGGCCGGGATCGAGACGCATCTGGTGGTCAGCCGCGCGGCGCTCCTGACGCTGCACCAGGAACTCGGCCTTCAGAAGGACGACCTGGAGACCAAGGCGGACATCGTCCACCCGGTGCAGGATATCGGCGCTTCCATTGCCAGCGGGTCGTTTCGGACCATGGGCATGCTGATCGCGCCGTGCTCGGTGCGCACCATGTCCGAAATCGCCTCGGGCGTGACGTCGAGCCTGATGAGCCGCGCCGCCGACGTGGTGCTGAAGGAACGGCGGCGCCTGGTGCTGATGGTGCGCGAGACGCCGCTGCATCTCGGTCACCTGCGGACCATGACCGCGCTGACCGAGATGGGCGCCGCGATCATGCCGCCGGTGCCCGCCTTCTATGCCCATCCCGGCTCGCTCGACGAGATGGTCACCCACTCCTCAGCCCGTGCGCTCGACCTCTTCGGGATCGACACCGATGCCATCCAGCGCTGGGGCGGCCTGAAGGACGCCCTGACGGAGAACGCCCCGTGA
- a CDS encoding aldehyde dehydrogenase, which yields MPEQVLSKLSMYIDGEWVAPASGDYFETVDPFTAQPWALVPRGNAEDADRAIRAAHRAFKEGEWGRMHPTARGRIIQRFAELIEEHADALAEVEVRDNGRLLEEMKHQIRYIPHWYHYYAGMADKIEGTVHPCDKPALSFSRHEPLGVCVGIVPWNAPLLLFSLKAAPALAAGNTIVMKPAEHTSATALKLMELVEQAGFPKGVINVVTGFGPEVGEPLVAHPLTRHLGFTGSTKTGAHLYALAARDIKRVSLELGGKSPNIVFADADLDNAVRGVVGGIFGATGQTCIAGSRLLVHRSVHDEFLDKLAAFTRQARIGDPRKRETQIGPIANQMQYDRILGYIDIARQEGAELLMGGQRPDLEECGTGFFVEPTIFAGVDNDMRIAREEVFGPVLAAIAFDEPEEAVAIANDSEFGLAAGVWTSDMRMALKMSERLEAGSVWVNTYRDISYTTPFGGYKKSGVGRENGVAGIYEYLQTKAVWLSTAEEIENPFVIG from the coding sequence ATGCCCGAACAAGTCTTGTCCAAGCTGTCCATGTACATCGATGGGGAATGGGTGGCTCCGGCGTCCGGGGACTATTTCGAGACAGTGGATCCCTTCACTGCGCAGCCGTGGGCGCTGGTGCCGCGCGGCAATGCCGAAGATGCCGATCGCGCGATTCGGGCCGCGCATCGCGCTTTCAAGGAAGGGGAGTGGGGGCGGATGCACCCCACGGCGCGCGGCCGGATCATCCAGCGCTTCGCGGAACTGATCGAGGAGCACGCCGACGCCCTGGCCGAGGTCGAGGTGCGCGACAACGGGCGCCTGCTGGAGGAGATGAAGCACCAGATCCGTTACATCCCGCACTGGTATCACTACTATGCGGGCATGGCCGACAAGATCGAGGGCACCGTGCATCCCTGCGACAAGCCGGCGTTGAGCTTTTCGCGGCATGAGCCGCTCGGCGTGTGCGTCGGCATCGTGCCGTGGAACGCGCCTCTGCTGCTGTTCTCGCTGAAGGCCGCGCCGGCGCTGGCGGCCGGAAACACCATCGTCATGAAGCCGGCCGAGCACACCTCGGCGACGGCGCTGAAGCTGATGGAGCTGGTCGAGCAGGCGGGCTTCCCGAAGGGCGTGATCAACGTCGTCACCGGCTTCGGCCCGGAGGTCGGCGAGCCGCTGGTCGCGCATCCGCTGACCCGGCATCTCGGCTTCACCGGTTCCACGAAGACCGGCGCGCACCTCTATGCGCTGGCCGCCAGGGACATCAAGCGCGTCAGCCTGGAACTCGGCGGCAAGTCCCCCAACATCGTCTTCGCCGATGCCGACCTCGACAATGCGGTGCGCGGCGTCGTCGGCGGCATCTTCGGGGCGACGGGCCAGACCTGCATCGCCGGATCGCGCCTGCTCGTGCACCGCTCGGTGCATGACGAATTCCTCGACAAGCTGGCCGCCTTCACCCGGCAGGCCCGGATCGGCGATCCGCGCAAGCGGGAGACCCAGATCGGCCCGATCGCGAACCAGATGCAGTACGACCGCATCCTCGGCTACATCGACATCGCCCGGCAGGAGGGTGCCGAGCTGCTGATGGGCGGCCAGCGCCCGGATCTGGAGGAATGCGGCACCGGCTTCTTCGTCGAGCCGACCATCTTCGCCGGCGTCGACAACGACATGCGCATCGCCCGCGAGGAGGTGTTCGGCCCGGTGCTTGCCGCGATCGCCTTCGACGAGCCGGAAGAGGCGGTAGCGATCGCCAATGACAGCGAATTCGGCCTTGCCGCCGGCGTCTGGACGTCGGACATGCGGATGGCGCTGAAGATGTCCGAACGGCTCGAGGCGGGCAGCGTCTGGGTCAACACCTATCGCGACATTTCCTACACCACGCCGTTCGGCGGCTACAAGAAAAGCGGTGTCGGGCGCGAGAACGGCGTCGCCGGGATCTACGAGTATCTCCAGACCAAGGCGGTCTGGCTGTCGACCGCCGAAGAGATCGAGAATCCCTTCGTCATAGGATGA
- a CDS encoding FAD/NAD(P)-dependent oxidoreductase, whose protein sequence is MTLTASTNWDVIVIGTGPAGIGGATALAERGLRVLALDEAPAPGGLIWRGIERSPAARAALLGPDYLAGRDPVARLRASGATLAFSTGLWRAEADGTVWLRGADGISRHHGRQLLLATGAMERPAPCPGWTLPGVTTVGGLQLLLKREGLLPEGPLVLAGTGPLVYLFAAQCVAAGKRDLTLLDTADPAAMMPALAHLQQALFGKGAGYLTKGLRLLLTLRRAGIVHHTRVRDLRIEAGPEDGLTIDCRIGRRRRRFEAARIGLHEGVIPETHLSRSLGCAHDWSQEAQAFLPRRDTELRSSLERVFIAGDGGRIGGAMAALLEGRLAACGILSRDGRGSASDAEREARRLRKEIAAHLAPRPFLDRLYRPRAETLAPPNEAIVCRCEEVRAEDIRAAIADGASGPNQIKAFLRTGMGPCQGRMCGPVLSALCSSERAQAMDDVGMLTVRDPLRPISVGELAALDEGDC, encoded by the coding sequence ATGACGCTCACCGCCTCGACGAACTGGGACGTCATCGTCATCGGGACTGGGCCCGCGGGCATCGGCGGCGCGACCGCGCTGGCCGAGCGCGGGCTGCGGGTGCTCGCGCTCGACGAGGCGCCGGCGCCCGGCGGCCTCATCTGGCGCGGCATCGAACGGTCTCCAGCGGCCCGCGCCGCGCTCCTCGGACCGGATTACCTGGCGGGGCGCGACCCCGTCGCGCGCCTGCGCGCCAGCGGGGCGACGCTGGCCTTCTCGACCGGGCTCTGGCGCGCCGAGGCCGACGGCACCGTCTGGCTGCGCGGCGCCGACGGCATCTCGCGTCATCACGGCCGCCAACTGCTGCTCGCGACCGGCGCGATGGAACGTCCGGCCCCCTGCCCGGGCTGGACGCTGCCCGGCGTCACCACGGTCGGAGGCCTGCAACTCCTGCTGAAGCGCGAGGGCCTCTTGCCCGAAGGGCCACTGGTGCTGGCGGGCACCGGGCCGCTCGTCTATCTCTTTGCCGCGCAATGCGTTGCGGCGGGCAAGCGGGACCTCACGCTGCTCGACACGGCCGATCCGGCCGCGATGATGCCCGCCCTCGCCCACCTGCAGCAGGCGCTTTTCGGTAAGGGCGCCGGCTATCTGACCAAGGGCCTGCGCCTGCTGCTGACCTTGCGCCGCGCCGGGATCGTCCACCACACCCGCGTCCGCGATCTCAGGATCGAGGCCGGGCCTGAGGACGGGCTGACCATCGACTGCCGGATCGGCAGGCGGCGGCGGCGCTTCGAGGCGGCCCGGATCGGCCTGCACGAGGGCGTGATCCCCGAGACCCACCTGTCCCGATCCCTCGGCTGCGCCCATGACTGGTCGCAGGAGGCCCAGGCTTTCCTGCCGCGCCGCGATACGGAGCTGCGGAGTTCGCTGGAGCGCGTCTTCATTGCCGGCGACGGCGGCCGCATCGGCGGCGCGATGGCGGCGCTTCTGGAAGGCCGGCTGGCCGCCTGCGGAATCCTCTCGCGCGACGGCCGGGGCTCTGCCTCCGACGCCGAACGGGAGGCGCGGCGGCTGCGCAAGGAGATCGCGGCCCATCTCGCGCCGCGACCCTTCCTCGATCGCCTGTATCGTCCGCGCGCCGAGACCCTTGCTCCGCCGAACGAGGCGATCGTCTGCCGCTGCGAGGAGGTCCGCGCGGAAGATATCCGCGCCGCCATCGCGGACGGGGCGAGCGGACCGAACCAGATCAAGGCATTCCTGCGGACCGGGATGGGCCCCTGCCAGGGCCGCATGTGCGGTCCCGTGCTCAGCGCGCTCTGTTCATCGGAACGCGCGCAGGCGATGGACGATGTCGGCATGCTGACCGTCCGCGACCCCCTCCGCCCGATCAGCGTGGGCGAACTCGCGGCGCTCGACGAAGGCGACTGCTGA
- a CDS encoding response regulator: protein MNASVSRILIVDDSEDAADITAAYLEDSGFADIQFARSATDAFAMLGVEPSGRDSDADADADTFDLVIMDIMMPEVDGIEACARIRLHPAGRDLPVLMLSGMRDTDALNQAFIAGANDFVGKPVSQIDLTARVRTLLRFKREQERRQLREVELQQRHEELARGELGGTLVDPLTRLASPFVMDVTLRSCMESGASACLALIQIDEFAAFRALHGDEATDDLLRRVAAAIARVPAPLTAVLTAYEPGAFMIVEPNARDAFTMHKTCEFARRRIADLEIRHGNSIHNAFVTASSAASLGTADALVDLPAHLLAEFGRQWSHGDSHVEIA from the coding sequence ATGAACGCCTCCGTTTCAAGAATCCTGATCGTCGACGATTCCGAGGACGCGGCAGACATCACCGCCGCCTATCTCGAAGACAGCGGGTTCGCGGACATTCAGTTCGCCCGTTCGGCCACCGACGCCTTTGCGATGCTGGGCGTGGAGCCGTCCGGACGCGATAGCGATGCCGATGCCGATGCCGATACGTTCGACCTCGTGATCATGGACATCATGATGCCGGAGGTCGACGGCATCGAAGCCTGCGCGCGCATCCGCCTGCATCCGGCGGGCAGGGACCTGCCGGTCCTGATGCTGTCGGGCATGCGCGATACCGACGCGCTCAATCAGGCCTTCATTGCAGGAGCCAACGATTTCGTCGGCAAGCCGGTCAGCCAGATCGACCTGACGGCGCGCGTGCGCACGCTGCTTCGCTTCAAGCGCGAGCAGGAACGGCGCCAGCTTCGCGAGGTCGAGCTGCAACAAAGACACGAGGAACTGGCGCGCGGGGAACTCGGCGGCACGCTCGTCGATCCGTTGACCAGGCTCGCGAGCCCGTTCGTCATGGACGTCACCCTGCGCAGTTGCATGGAGAGCGGCGCCAGCGCCTGCCTCGCCCTGATCCAGATCGATGAGTTCGCCGCATTCCGGGCCCTCCACGGCGACGAGGCGACTGACGACCTGCTCCGCAGGGTCGCTGCCGCGATCGCCCGCGTGCCGGCGCCCCTGACGGCGGTTCTGACCGCCTACGAGCCGGGAGCCTTCATGATCGTGGAGCCGAACGCCCGCGACGCATTCACCATGCACAAGACATGTGAGTTCGCCCGCCGCCGTATCGCCGATCTGGAGATTCGCCATGGCAATTCCATCCACAACGCCTTCGTCACCGCCTCGTCCGCGGCGTCGCTGGGAACGGCCGACGCGCTCGTCGACCTGCCGGCCCATCTGCTGGCCGAGTTCGGGCGCCAATGGAGCCACGGTGACAGCCATGTCGAGATTGCGTGA
- a CDS encoding UbiD family decarboxylase produces MREFVAKLQDRGDLLVVDREIDPAHELAAVTHHAQKAWAKAVLFTNVKGTRFPVVSNVYGTRERLAEVIDIKAEDFCRQWSNLSSLGAGTLREPLVPAGDTGIEYEEVKLSDLPLITYSDRDGGAYFTSAMFIAKDPETGVGNLSYHRSMYISDAELRCRLAPRHHLTIYHEKAEKMGRPLEAAMLIGPPAHAFLTAAAPLPYDVDELEVAAQLRGTPIAMRKCNHIDLEVPAETEVVIEGRFLPNERRPEGPFGEFMGYYVPVGPNAVFEVLGVTVRRDALFHSILCGSPEEVLTLELSVSASIYQRLSAALPGIVNVTCQPFVNHAIVQIEPQFEGHARQVMLATIGAEPIWAKQITVVDTDVDIYDMDDVQWAILTRSRPDKDTIIIPDTPSFYRDEQKDHWGRMLIDATKPWGREDEFLRKKLRMADEIRLSDWFEGA; encoded by the coding sequence ATGAGAGAATTCGTAGCGAAGCTGCAGGACCGCGGCGATCTTCTGGTCGTCGACAGGGAGATCGATCCGGCCCACGAACTGGCCGCGGTGACCCATCATGCCCAGAAGGCCTGGGCCAAGGCGGTGCTGTTCACGAATGTGAAGGGCACGCGGTTTCCGGTCGTGAGCAATGTCTATGGCACCAGGGAGCGCCTCGCCGAGGTAATCGACATCAAGGCCGAGGACTTCTGCCGGCAGTGGAGCAACCTCTCCTCCCTCGGCGCAGGCACCTTGCGCGAGCCGCTGGTGCCGGCGGGCGACACCGGGATCGAGTATGAGGAGGTCAAGCTCTCCGACCTGCCGCTGATCACCTATTCCGACCGCGATGGTGGCGCCTATTTCACATCGGCGATGTTCATCGCCAAGGATCCGGAAACCGGCGTCGGCAACCTCTCCTACCACCGTTCGATGTATATCAGCGATGCCGAGCTTCGCTGCCGCCTGGCGCCGCGCCATCACCTGACGATCTACCACGAGAAGGCCGAAAAGATGGGCAGGCCGCTCGAGGCCGCGATGCTGATCGGTCCTCCGGCCCACGCCTTTCTGACGGCGGCGGCGCCCCTGCCCTATGACGTCGACGAGCTGGAGGTGGCCGCCCAGTTGCGCGGCACGCCGATCGCGATGCGCAAGTGCAACCATATCGACCTGGAGGTCCCGGCCGAAACCGAGGTGGTGATCGAGGGTCGCTTCCTGCCCAACGAACGCCGCCCGGAAGGCCCGTTCGGCGAGTTCATGGGCTATTACGTGCCGGTTGGCCCGAACGCCGTGTTCGAGGTCCTCGGCGTGACCGTGCGCAGGGATGCGCTGTTCCATTCGATCCTGTGCGGCTCGCCGGAAGAGGTGCTGACGCTTGAGCTCTCCGTGTCGGCCAGCATCTACCAGCGCCTCAGCGCCGCGCTGCCGGGCATCGTCAACGTCACCTGCCAGCCCTTCGTCAACCACGCCATCGTCCAGATCGAGCCGCAGTTCGAGGGCCATGCGCGCCAGGTCATGCTGGCCACCATCGGCGCCGAGCCGATCTGGGCCAAGCAGATCACCGTCGTCGATACCGATGTCGACATCTACGACATGGACGACGTGCAGTGGGCGATCCTCACCCGGTCGCGTCCGGACAAGGACACGATCATCATTCCCGACACCCCGTCCTTCTACCGCGACGAGCAGAAGGATCACTGGGGCCGGATGCTGATCGACGCCACCAAGCCCTGGGGACGCGAGGACGAATTCCTGCGCAAGAAGCTGCGCATGGCGGACGAGATACGCCTGTCCGACTGGTTCGAGGGAGCTTGA